Proteins from a single region of Ziziphus jujuba cultivar Dongzao chromosome 1, ASM3175591v1:
- the LOC107411391 gene encoding probable inactive dual specificity protein phosphatase-like At4g18593 produces the protein MAEAISSDLESNPKPQDTLQMAESTVSDLKSNSIPHVIYRCKKCRRIVAAEENIVSHERGKGETSFKWKKRSGEEPADCTSIFVEPMKWMEAVQEGHVEEKLQCMGCKARLGYFNWAGMQCNCGAWINPAFQLHKSRLDECHR, from the exons ATGGCTGAAGCTATTAGCTCTGATTTGGAATCCAACCCAAAACCTCAAGACACATTGCAAATGGCTGAATCTACTGTCTCTGATTTGAAATCCAACTCAATACCTCATGTTATATACCGATGCAAGAAATGTAGGAGAATTGTTGCTGCAGAGGAGAACATAGTTTCCCATGAGCGTGGGAAGGGAGAAACATCCTTCAAGTGGAAAAAGAGAAGCGGTGAAGAACCAGCTGACTGTACCTCCATTTTTGTAGAACCAATGAAGTGGATGGAAGCAG TTCAAGAAGGTCACGTGGAGGAAAAACTTCAATGCATGGGATGCAAAGCGCGATTGGGTTACTTCAATTGGGCTGGCATGCAGTGCAACTGTGGAGCTTGGATTAATCCTGCATTTCAGTTGCACAAGAGCCGATTAGATGAGTGCCATAGATGA
- the LOC107411383 gene encoding plant-specific TFIIB-related protein PTF2 isoform X1, with product MSSSNSCTSCKSKSLVRDDVTGNLVCDSCGLLQEFDSYEANYGGIAGPEGTFVRVGTSGTGSVLDYKEKKIYEAQKLIQDIMYRLELSGSKSKDVTAMVSAITEGEFGQGQWLTVLIGACAYVVMRKDNRSLPIAEVASVIGCDDHELGRMVLRVVDHLNLKQPDFPEFDIVGSFERALKESPSFVGVGKETAERMRKQGIFLMQCAVKWFLTTGRKPLPVVAAVLVLVAKLNHVDVRIENVAKQVHAVVHTSKLRYKELLEELVKVAQALPWGKDVTRKNIVKNAPFVIQYMEKKSMSKPGEKRKDLVNGGFDLEGVVSECLSKEIEYGTDGSYVEDDSRYFEVEDFSRFALHGVDDVEKLKLSPECLSMIYKKFSNEIENAKSGGEIEEFHGRKKWGFEDLAYEWWNGKSELSKKLLLKQILDNEVGLDALPPSFENGCRAYERRREKINAAKLRINRIMNPSNPNPCDDYSFSTSENIQARKKRKRGQTEGIDWEDLIIEKLLLHKVKEEEIEKGYYNTLLDLYVFNSGIV from the coding sequence ATGTCGAGTTCCAACTCCTGCACGAGTTGCAAATCAAAGTCCTTGGTCCGGGACGACGTCACCGGCAATCTAGTCTGCGATTCGTGCGGTCTTCTTCAAGAATTCGACAGCTACGAGGCCAACTACGGCGGCATCGCCGGACCAGAAGGAACATTCGTCCGCGTGGGGACCTCAGGTACGGGAAGTGTTCTCGAttacaaggaaaagaaaatctaTGAGGCTCAGAAATTAATCCAAGACATTATGTATAGGTTGGAATTATCGGGCTCCAAATCCAAAGACGTCACGGCTATGGTCTCGGCCATTACGGAAGGCGAATTCGGTCAAGGCCAATGGCTGACCGTCTTGATCGGCGCCTGTGCTTATGTCGTCATGAGGAAGGACAACCGGTCGTTGCCGATCGCCGAGGTGGCTTCTGTAATCGGCTGCGATGACCACGAGCTAGGTAGGATGGTTTTGCGTGTTGTTGATCATCTGAATCTGAAGCAGCCCGATTTCCCCGAATTCGACATAGTCGGTTCGTTTGAGAGGGCGCTGAAGGAGTCGCCGAGTTTCGTCGGTGTTGGGAAAGAAACGGCCGAGAGAATGCGTAAGCAGGGGATTTTTCTGATGCAGTGTGCGGTGAAGTGGTTCTTGACCACCGGTCGGAAACCACTGCCTGTGGTGGCCGCGGTGTTGGTCTTGGTGGCGAAGTTGAATCATGTTGATGTTAGAATTGAGAATGTAGCGAAGCAAGTCCATGCCGTGGTTCACACTAGTAAATTGAGGTATAAGGAGCTTTTGGAAGAGCTTGTGAAGGTCGCTCAAGCATTGCCTTGGGGGAAGGATGTTACTAGGAAAAATATTGTTAAGAATGCTCCTTTTGTGATTCAGTATATGGAGAAGAAGTCCATGTCAAAGCCTGGTGAGAAGAGGAAGGATTTGGTGAATGGTGGGTTTGATTTGGAAGGTGTGGTTAGTGAGTGTTTGAGTAAAGAAATTGAGTATGGGACTGATGGGTCTTATGTGGAAGATGATTCAAGGTATTTTGAGGTAGAAGATTTTAGTAGGTTCGCATTACATGGCGTTGATGATGTGGAGAAGCTGAAACTTTCTCCTGAATGCTTATCCATGatctataaaaaattttcaaatgagaTAGAGAATGCAAAATCTGGTGGAGAGATTGAAGAGTTTCATGGAAGGAAAAAGTGGGGTTTTGAGGATCTTGCCTATGAGTGGTGGAATGGAAAATCAGAGTTGAGCAAAAAACTTTTACTCAAGCAAATATTGGATAACGAGGTAGGATTGGATGCTTTGCCCCCTTCTTTTGAGAATGGATGCAGGGCTTATGAGAGGAGGAGAGAAAAGATAAATGCTGCTAAGCTCCGCATCAATAGAATTATGAATCCATCAAATCCTAATCCATGTGACGACTACAGCTTTTCTACTTCAGAAAATATACAAGctagaaagaagagaaaaagaggaCAAACCGAAGGCATTGATTGGGAAGATTTGATTATAGAAAAGCTTCTCCTTCATAAGGTAAAAGAGGAGGAAATAGAGAAAGGTTATTATAACACCTTATTGGACTTGTACGTGTTCAACTCTGGAATTGTTTGA
- the LOC107411383 gene encoding plant-specific TFIIB-related protein PTF2 isoform X2: MSSSNSCTSCKSKSLVRDDVTGNLVCDSCGLLQEFDSYEANYGGIAGPEGTFVRVGTSGTGSVLDYKEKKIYEAQKLIQDIMYRLELSGSKSKDVTAMVSAITEGEFGQGQWLTVLIGACAYVVMRKDNRSLPIAEVASVIGCDDHELGRMVLRVVDHLNLKQPDFPEFDIVGSFERALKESPSFVGVGKETAERMRKQGIFLMQCAVKWFLTTGRKPLPVVAAVLVLVAKLNHVDVRIENVAKQVHAVVHTSKLRYKELLEELVKVAQALPWGKDVTRKNIVKNAPFVIQYMEKKSMSKPGEKRKDLVNGGFDLEGVVSECLSKEIEYGTDGSYVEDDSRYFEVEDFSRFALHGVDDVEKLKLSPECLSMIYKKFSNEIENAKSGGEIEEFHGRKKWGFEDLAYEWWNGKSELSKKLLLKQILDNEVGLDALPPSFENGCRAYERRREKINAAKLRINRIMNPSNPNPCDDYSFSTSENIQARKKRKRGQTEGIDWEDLIIEKLLLHKA; the protein is encoded by the exons ATGTCGAGTTCCAACTCCTGCACGAGTTGCAAATCAAAGTCCTTGGTCCGGGACGACGTCACCGGCAATCTAGTCTGCGATTCGTGCGGTCTTCTTCAAGAATTCGACAGCTACGAGGCCAACTACGGCGGCATCGCCGGACCAGAAGGAACATTCGTCCGCGTGGGGACCTCAGGTACGGGAAGTGTTCTCGAttacaaggaaaagaaaatctaTGAGGCTCAGAAATTAATCCAAGACATTATGTATAGGTTGGAATTATCGGGCTCCAAATCCAAAGACGTCACGGCTATGGTCTCGGCCATTACGGAAGGCGAATTCGGTCAAGGCCAATGGCTGACCGTCTTGATCGGCGCCTGTGCTTATGTCGTCATGAGGAAGGACAACCGGTCGTTGCCGATCGCCGAGGTGGCTTCTGTAATCGGCTGCGATGACCACGAGCTAGGTAGGATGGTTTTGCGTGTTGTTGATCATCTGAATCTGAAGCAGCCCGATTTCCCCGAATTCGACATAGTCGGTTCGTTTGAGAGGGCGCTGAAGGAGTCGCCGAGTTTCGTCGGTGTTGGGAAAGAAACGGCCGAGAGAATGCGTAAGCAGGGGATTTTTCTGATGCAGTGTGCGGTGAAGTGGTTCTTGACCACCGGTCGGAAACCACTGCCTGTGGTGGCCGCGGTGTTGGTCTTGGTGGCGAAGTTGAATCATGTTGATGTTAGAATTGAGAATGTAGCGAAGCAAGTCCATGCCGTGGTTCACACTAGTAAATTGAGGTATAAGGAGCTTTTGGAAGAGCTTGTGAAGGTCGCTCAAGCATTGCCTTGGGGGAAGGATGTTACTAGGAAAAATATTGTTAAGAATGCTCCTTTTGTGATTCAGTATATGGAGAAGAAGTCCATGTCAAAGCCTGGTGAGAAGAGGAAGGATTTGGTGAATGGTGGGTTTGATTTGGAAGGTGTGGTTAGTGAGTGTTTGAGTAAAGAAATTGAGTATGGGACTGATGGGTCTTATGTGGAAGATGATTCAAGGTATTTTGAGGTAGAAGATTTTAGTAGGTTCGCATTACATGGCGTTGATGATGTGGAGAAGCTGAAACTTTCTCCTGAATGCTTATCCATGatctataaaaaattttcaaatgagaTAGAGAATGCAAAATCTGGTGGAGAGATTGAAGAGTTTCATGGAAGGAAAAAGTGGGGTTTTGAGGATCTTGCCTATGAGTGGTGGAATGGAAAATCAGAGTTGAGCAAAAAACTTTTACTCAAGCAAATATTGGATAACGAGGTAGGATTGGATGCTTTGCCCCCTTCTTTTGAGAATGGATGCAGGGCTTATGAGAGGAGGAGAGAAAAGATAAATGCTGCTAAGCTCCGCATCAATAGAATTATGAATCCATCAAATCCTAATCCATGTGACGACTACAGCTTTTCTACTTCAGAAAATATACAAGctagaaagaagagaaaaagaggaCAAACCGAAGGCATTGATTGGGAAGATTTGATTATAGAAAAGCTTCTCCTTCATAAG GCATAA
- the LOC107410536 gene encoding uncharacterized protein LOC107410536 has protein sequence MANLKEGAIVKNGHEEGLKFAVSLLEEFGLPLGLLPLADVIEVGFVRSTGYMWIVQTKKVEHNFKIISKLVSYSTEIIGYVSKKKISKLKGVKAKELMLWPPVSEIIVDDPPTGKIHFKSLAGITKTFPVEAFAAGQ, from the coding sequence ATGGCAAATCTCAAGGAAGGAGCAATTGTGAAGAACGGTCATGAAGAGGGGCTCAAATTTGCGGTTTCTTTACTTGAAGAGTTTGGACTTCCTCTAGGACTTCTACCTCTTGCTGATGTGATTGAAGTTGGTTTCGTGAGGAGCACCGGATACATGTGGATTGTTCAGACGAAGAAGGTGGAACATAACTTCAAAATAATCAGTAAGCTTGTGAGTTATAGTACTGAAATCATTGGctatgtttcaaaaaaaaagatctcCAAGCTCAAGGGAGTGAAGGCTAAGGAGCTCATGCTATGGCCACCAGTTAGTGAGATAATCGTTGATGATCCACCCACCGGGAAAATTCACTTCAAGAGCCTTGCCGGCATTACCAAGACTTTCCCTGTGGAAGCCTTTGCTGCTGGCCAGTAA
- the LOC107410547 gene encoding heavy metal-associated isoprenylated plant protein 28, protein MTLVEMAVHMDCPGCETKIKKALRKLKGVDDVDVDINMQKVTVMGWAEQEKVLRTVRKTGRKAELWPYPYTPEYHHNTTLRYYYHQQHHNHKQPLINFHNINTSRLESPFVSYGNYYEYGYYNNINNDGRNYGPYDNSTAFDEKARAMFSDENPHACSIM, encoded by the exons ATGACG TTAGTAGAGATGGCTGTACACATGGACTGCCCTGGTTGTGAAACCAAGATAAAGAAAGCTCTTCGAAAACTAAAAG GAGTGGATGATGTGGATGTTGACATTAATATGCAAAAGGTAACAGTGATGGGGTGGGCAGAGCAAGAGAAGGTGTTGAGAACGGTAAGGAAGACAGGAAGGAAAGCTGAGCTGTGGCCATATCCATACACTCCAGAATACCATCACAACACCACCCTTCGGTATTACTACCATCAGCAACACCATAATCATAAGCAGCCGTTGATCAATTTTCATAACATTAATACATCTCGGCTGGAGTCGCCTTTCGTTTCCTACGGCAACTACTATGAGTACGGCTATTACAACAACATTAATAACGATGGTCGGAATTATGGCCCTTATGATAACTCCACCGCTTTTGATGAGAAGGCACGTGCGATGTTTAGCGATGAAAACCCTCATGCTTGTTCCATTATGTGA
- the LOC107411415 gene encoding putative lipase YDR444W isoform X3 produces MPIYTTIYCAYMAPTSLLLARYGYAPIFTARRRNGSIGSSSYSSSSTTSSSSFSSSSCCSSSSLGLTSGTNNSWRNQGLRAQAMGTTTQGKFGSSKGVANAEDEPDHLLVLVHGILASFQIHIIFTDVKYCSPSDWTYVEAELKRRLGRNFLIYASSCNTYTKTFTGIDGAGKRLADEVKQVVQKKESLKRISFLAHSLGGLFARYAIAVLYTPNASSSGKLSDLDNCTTSSSETSYPSKRGMIAGLEPINFITLATPHLGVRGKRQLPFLLGVPLLEKLAAPIAPIFVGRTGSQLFLTDGKPEKPPLLLRMASDCEDGKFISALGAFRSRILYANVSYDHMVGWRTSSIRRETELINCSKCRYLFVKEEASLWNLQMMISTSPVFRWL; encoded by the exons ATGCCTATATATACAACAATTTATTGTGCATATATGGCACCAACTTCTCTGCTTCTCGCCCGCTATGGTTACGCTCCGATTTTTACCGCCAGGAGAAGAAATGGTTCCATAGGCTCGTCTTCGTATTCTTCTTCCTCCACaacctcctcttcttctttttcttcttcgtcTTGTTGTTCTTCGTCGTCTTTGGGCTTAACCTCTG GCACGAATAATAGTTGGAGAAATCAAGGCCTTAGAGCACAAGCCATGGGTACAACAACTCAAGGAAAATTTGGATCATCCAAGGGTGTCGCAAACGCAGAAGATGAGCCCGATCATCTTCTTGTCCTTGTTCATGGAATCTTGGCTAG CTTTCAAATTCATATAATCTTTACTGATGTTAAGTATTGCAGTCCAAGTGACTGGACATATGTAGAAGCAGAGTTAAAAAGGCGCCTTGGAAGAAACTTCTTAATTTATG CAAGTTCATGTAACACATACACTAAAACTTTTACTGGGATTGATGGAGCTGGAAAACGTTTAGCAGATGAA GTCAAGCAAGTTGtgcaaaagaaagaaagtctcAAGAGGATCTCGTTTTTAGCTCATTCTCTTGGTGGCTTGTTTGCAAGATATGCAATTGCTGTTCTTTACACTCCAAATGCCTCGAGCAGTGGCAAACTCAGTGATCTTGACAATTGTACAACTTCAAGTTCAGAAACATCATACCCCTCAAAACGAGGTATGATTGCTGGGTTGGAGCCAATCAACTTTATTACCTTGGCAACTCCACATCTCGGCGTGAGAGGGAAAAGGCAG CTTCCATTTCTGCTGGGAGTTCCCCTCTTAGAAAAACTAGCAGCACCAATTGCTCCTATTTTTGTTGGTCGAACCGGTAGTCAGCTATTTCTCACTGATGGTAAACCGGAAAAGCCACCCCTTCTTTTGAGAATGGCATCTGATTGTGAAGATGGAAAGTTTAT ATCTGCATTGGGTGCTTTTAGATCTCGCATTCTTTATGCTAATGTATCTTATGATC ATATGGTCGGTTGGCGGACATCATCAATTAGGAGGGAAACAGAGCTTATCAAT TGTAGCAAGTGTAGGTATCTATTTGTAAAGGAGGAAGCTTCTCTCTGGAATCTGCAAATGATGATCT CCACCTCGCCGGTCTTTAGATGGTTATAA